The proteins below come from a single Malus domestica chromosome 03, GDT2T_hap1 genomic window:
- the LOC103432568 gene encoding rapid alkalinization factor-like — translation MANSSTIIFSLALVAALIISADAGGDHRVSWVPLRPGCEGSVAECMDDHDVEFGMDSEISRRILATSQYISYGALQRNTVPCSHRGASYYNCKSGAQSNPYKRGCTAIARCRS, via the coding sequence ATGGCCAATTCCTCCACCATTATCTTTTCCTTGGCCCTCGTCGCCGCTCTGATCATCTCCGCTGATGCAGGGGGCGATCACAGGGTGAGCTGGGTTCCGCTGAGACCCGGCTGCGAGGGTTCGGTAGCAGAGTGCATGGATGATCATGATGTTGAGTTTGGCATGGACTCAGAGATCAGCAGGCGCATCTTGGCCACCTCACAGTACATAAGCTATGGAGCTCTGCAGAGAAACACCGTGCCTTGCTCTCACAGAGGTGCTTCCTACTACAACTGCAAGTCAGGTGCTCAGAGCAACCCCTACAAACGCGGATGCACTGCTATTGCCCGTTGCCGGAGTTGA
- the LOC103432569 gene encoding heat shock factor-binding protein-like: MDGHDSEDPKQSTADMSAFVQNLLQQMQSRFQTMSDSIVTKIDEMGSRINELESSINDLKTEMGMEGSPSPMQQSKPASDEVKQDEGSA; the protein is encoded by the exons ATG GACGGGCATGATTCGGAGGATCCGAAGCAGAGCACTGCCGACATGTCTGCTTTT GTGCAAAATCTTCTTCAACAAATG CAATCTAGGTTCCAAACAATGTCCGACTCCATTGTTACGAAGA TTGACGAGATGGGCTCTCGCATAAATGAGTTGGAGAGCAGCATCAACGACCTAAAAACAGAGATGGGAATGGAGGGCTCTCCGTCTCCAATGCAGCAGTCCAAGCCAGCATCAGATGAAGTGAAGCAAGATGAAGGTTCCGCATAA